A region of Streptomyces sp. R44 DNA encodes the following proteins:
- a CDS encoding MFS transporter, with product MESRNPRRWWILVVLCLSTLVLVVDSMALTVAVPSMTEDIGASAQDIQWILDSYILVFAGLLLTSGSLGDRFGRRKVMVVGLLLFGAASLAATVCTSPGEVIAARITMGVGGALIMPSTLSILITVFDEDERPRAMAAWGSVSMLGLVGSPVLGGVLIDHFSWHSIFFINVPVVALAVLAALTLMPESKGPWQKPDPLGAILSAVGMTALIWWIIEIPQHGAFEGRSLLTLAVAVVTLGGFVIWENVTPEPMVPLVLFKHRNFSGGSLSLTLVQIANGGLLLVLTQYLQFVLGYSPVKAGLAFVPLAVAALIGNGAGAGLAARIGNRLLILAGMLVMAASFALLTTVDAHSGFTVPAIALGLLGLGAGLAMPAAVGALMSTIPQEKAGVGSALNDTIQQAGTALGIAILGSLLTSTYSSEMPADAPEQAKQSIGGALAAAQGDAGLITAARDAFTSSMSTTFTISAIGVLAAAVLATLVMRNTKPAAGADEAEETEGKELVA from the coding sequence ATGGAAAGCCGCAACCCACGCCGCTGGTGGATCCTGGTCGTGCTCTGCCTCAGCACCCTGGTCCTGGTCGTCGACAGCATGGCGCTCACGGTCGCCGTACCGTCCATGACCGAGGACATCGGCGCGAGCGCCCAGGACATCCAGTGGATCCTGGACTCCTACATCCTGGTCTTCGCGGGACTCCTGCTCACCTCGGGCAGCCTCGGCGACCGCTTCGGCCGCCGCAAGGTCATGGTCGTCGGCCTGCTGCTGTTCGGCGCGGCCTCACTCGCCGCCACGGTCTGCACCAGCCCCGGCGAGGTCATCGCCGCCCGCATCACCATGGGCGTCGGCGGCGCCCTGATCATGCCCTCGACGCTCTCCATCCTCATCACCGTCTTCGACGAGGACGAGCGGCCCCGCGCCATGGCCGCCTGGGGCTCCGTGTCCATGCTCGGCCTCGTCGGCAGCCCCGTCCTCGGCGGCGTCCTGATCGACCACTTCTCCTGGCACTCGATCTTCTTCATCAACGTCCCGGTCGTCGCCCTCGCCGTCCTCGCCGCCCTCACCCTCATGCCCGAGTCGAAGGGCCCCTGGCAGAAGCCCGACCCGCTCGGCGCGATCCTCTCCGCCGTCGGCATGACCGCGCTGATCTGGTGGATCATCGAGATCCCGCAGCACGGCGCCTTCGAGGGCCGCTCGCTCCTCACCCTGGCCGTCGCGGTCGTCACCCTCGGCGGGTTCGTGATCTGGGAGAACGTCACCCCCGAGCCGATGGTGCCGCTGGTCCTCTTCAAGCACCGCAACTTCAGCGGCGGTTCGCTCTCGCTGACGCTCGTGCAGATCGCCAACGGCGGACTGCTCCTCGTCCTCACCCAGTACCTGCAGTTCGTCCTCGGCTACTCGCCCGTCAAGGCCGGCCTCGCCTTCGTCCCGCTCGCCGTCGCCGCCCTCATCGGCAACGGCGCCGGCGCCGGCCTCGCCGCCAGGATCGGCAACCGGCTCCTGATCCTCGCCGGCATGCTCGTCATGGCCGCCTCCTTCGCCCTGCTCACCACCGTCGACGCCCACTCCGGCTTCACCGTCCCGGCCATCGCCCTCGGCCTGCTCGGCCTCGGCGCCGGCCTCGCGATGCCCGCCGCCGTCGGCGCGCTGATGAGCACCATCCCCCAGGAGAAGGCCGGCGTCGGCTCCGCCCTCAACGACACCATCCAGCAGGCCGGCACCGCCCTCGGCATCGCCATCCTCGGCTCGCTCCTCACCAGCACCTACTCCTCCGAGATGCCGGCCGACGCCCCCGAGCAGGCCAAGCAGTCCATCGGCGGCGCCCTGGCCGCCGCCCAGGGCGACGCCGGACTGATCACCGCCGCCCGGGACGCCTTCACCTCCTCGATGTCCACCACCTTCACCATCAGCGCCATCGGCGTCCTCGCGGCGGCCGTCCTCGCCACCCTGGTCATGCGGAACACCAAGCCCGCCGCCGGAGCCGACGAGGCCGAGGAGACCGAGGGGAAGGAACTCGTCGCCTGA